A single window of Rhizobium sp. SL42 DNA harbors:
- the kdgR gene encoding DNA-binding transcriptional regulator KdgR — protein sequence MLDSQTKTENVAAVLKVFAVVEALVEDKRVSLADLAQRAMTSKTTAHRLLQTMVELGYVEQDPETEKYGLTLKLFSLGARSLTEQADLLRVADPVMGKLSRATGESINLGILDDRDQKVVYIHKYDSAFSLSMKSTLGLRNPLHSTSLGKALLAWRDEDEIRERIGRMDMVKLAPRTITEPDALLEQLRLTRNRGYSEEVEESEAGVRCMAAPIFNYMGKSIAAMSIAFPLFRFDEARKPDYIDLLTTAGMTASQALGYQPPRN from the coding sequence ATGTTAGATTCCCAGACCAAGACCGAAAACGTTGCTGCCGTCCTCAAGGTCTTTGCGGTGGTCGAGGCACTTGTCGAAGACAAGCGGGTCAGCCTCGCCGATCTTGCTCAGCGGGCCATGACCTCAAAGACCACCGCCCACCGGCTGCTCCAGACCATGGTCGAACTCGGCTATGTCGAGCAGGACCCCGAAACCGAGAAATACGGCCTCACGCTCAAGCTTTTCAGTCTTGGCGCACGCTCGCTCACCGAACAGGCCGACCTTCTGCGCGTGGCCGATCCGGTGATGGGCAAACTCTCCAGGGCAACCGGAGAATCGATCAACCTCGGCATTCTCGACGATCGGGACCAGAAGGTCGTCTACATCCACAAATACGATTCCGCCTTCAGCCTGTCGATGAAATCGACCCTTGGCCTGCGCAACCCGTTGCACAGTACCTCGCTTGGCAAGGCGCTGCTCGCCTGGCGCGACGAGGACGAAATCCGCGAGCGGATCGGCAGGATGGACATGGTCAAACTCGCCCCTCGCACCATCACCGAGCCCGATGCCCTGCTCGAGCAGTTGCGATTGACCCGCAACCGCGGCTATTCGGAGGAAGTGGAAGAAAGCGAGGCAGGCGTACGCTGCATGGCCGCACCGATCTTCAACTACATGGGCAAGTCGATTGCTGCAATGTCGATTGCCTTTCCGCTGTTCCGGTTCGATGAAGCGCGCAAGCCCGACTATATCGACCTTCTCACCACAGCCGGCATGACGGCGTCCCAGGCCCTCGGCTATCAGCCGCCCAGGAACTGA
- a CDS encoding response regulator: MKGQRIVVVDDEPQILRFLRPALTAAGYDVVEAETGKQALALVATVAPDLLILDLGLPDMDGKDVIAQLRSWNAIPIIVLSARDRETEKIAALDLGADDYLEKPFGIGELTARIRVALRHKTHSEPAPSTIRSGDLVIDVEHRLVSKGERTVKLTPKEYDLLLLLASHAGRVLTHGALLKQVWGPAHEHDLQYLRVFIRQIRAKIETNEAEPIFILTEPGVGYRFVTT; encoded by the coding sequence ATGAAGGGCCAGCGCATCGTCGTGGTCGACGACGAACCGCAGATCCTGCGTTTTCTGCGCCCGGCGCTGACAGCTGCCGGCTATGATGTGGTGGAGGCAGAGACGGGCAAGCAGGCGCTTGCGCTGGTGGCAACAGTCGCCCCGGACCTGTTGATCCTCGATCTGGGCCTGCCGGACATGGACGGCAAGGATGTGATTGCGCAGTTGCGCAGCTGGAACGCGATCCCGATCATCGTCCTGTCGGCCCGCGACCGCGAAACGGAAAAGATCGCGGCGCTTGATCTCGGTGCCGACGACTACCTGGAAAAGCCGTTCGGCATCGGCGAGCTCACGGCGCGCATTCGGGTCGCGCTGCGTCACAAGACACATTCCGAGCCTGCACCCTCGACCATCCGCAGCGGCGATCTCGTTATCGATGTCGAGCACCGGCTGGTGAGCAAGGGTGAGCGGACGGTTAAACTGACGCCGAAGGAATATGACCTGCTGTTGCTGCTGGCATCCCATGCCGGTCGCGTTTTGACACATGGCGCTTTGCTGAAACAGGTCTGGGGACCGGCGCATGAACATGATTTGCAGTATCTGCGCGTGTTCATTCGCCAGATCCGCGCGAAGATCGAAACAAACGAGGCAGAGCCGATCTTCATCCTGACCGAGCCGGGCGTCGGCTATCGTTTCGTGACCACCTGA
- a CDS encoding sensor histidine kinase — translation MPDDSRDNLNRPDPDALLGLANRAGRGKLTIFLGAAPGVGKTFAMLSRARIRKNAGADVVVGLVETHGRAETEALVENLEFLPRKQIDYKGRKVDAFDIDAALVRRPAILIVDELAHTNAPESRHPKRYQDIEELIAAGIDVWTALNIQHLESLSEIVAQITGVQVRETVPDRVLKQADEVILIDLAPEELINRLKEGKVYLPDNARRAADSFFRLGNLTALRELALRRTADRVDDQMVDFLKQNAIEGPWRTSERLLVCVGPDTLSEKVVRTASNLASGMNAHWIVVSLEQSDMVDDDPSRQMRIDVLFRLAERLGGETRRVQGRDFVQEILRIAKREHVTQIVLGAPQRSLWQRLLRKSLTDALLEELSGISIHLITTEDQPTHDWFAPLKRRLAANRLKVRPKDVVTALATTAVATLGGRAMVEIVSLPNVSMLFLLAVLVSALRGGYFAAVLASVLSAVAYNFFFISPVGTLTIAAPHEVFAFIIFIAAALIAGGIASRIREQGKIAARRAAQTQILYDISSKLAGTVDQDAIVWTAVSQLNGTIQRPVALLSPIDGVLSLRSCWPPDTELGVAEMAAARFAYEKGEAAGAGTGTLPNSTLQFRPLRGPVGTLAVCGYGMDGHALDPVEERALGAILDQVTIAFDRAMLTTRSVEDKARLERERFQSTLLSSISHDLRTPLATITGAVTSLKEFGDRMPAESRRDLLLSIEEEGERLSRFVGNLLDMTRIEAGALEPVRDWVDLGDVILDSVARVRRIWPDLDISTSIAPDLPLIRADSVLLGQVLFNLLDNAFKHGGGEPVTLYAKFDARSVSLSITDLGRGIAEKDIDRIFEKFYRRGKKADGRKPGTGLGLAIAKGFVEAMGGTITVESPAVKRRGTRFTLRFPIEDALKDRREP, via the coding sequence ATGCCCGACGATTCCCGCGATAACCTGAACCGGCCCGATCCCGATGCCCTTCTCGGGCTTGCGAACCGTGCCGGGCGGGGCAAGCTCACCATCTTTCTCGGCGCCGCCCCCGGCGTCGGGAAAACCTTCGCAATGTTGTCGCGCGCCCGCATTCGCAAGAATGCGGGCGCCGATGTCGTTGTCGGTCTCGTGGAAACCCATGGTCGGGCCGAGACGGAGGCGCTGGTCGAAAACCTCGAGTTCCTGCCCCGCAAGCAGATCGACTACAAGGGACGCAAGGTCGACGCGTTCGACATCGATGCGGCGCTTGTCCGGCGCCCAGCGATCCTGATCGTCGACGAACTGGCGCACACGAACGCGCCGGAAAGCCGGCACCCCAAACGCTACCAGGATATCGAGGAACTGATCGCGGCCGGTATCGATGTCTGGACGGCGCTCAATATCCAGCATCTCGAAAGCCTGTCGGAAATCGTCGCCCAGATCACCGGCGTGCAGGTGCGCGAGACCGTTCCGGACCGGGTGCTGAAGCAGGCCGATGAAGTGATCCTGATCGATCTGGCGCCGGAGGAACTGATCAACCGGCTGAAAGAGGGAAAGGTCTATCTGCCCGACAATGCGCGGCGGGCGGCCGACAGCTTTTTTCGCCTCGGCAATCTGACCGCCCTGCGGGAGCTTGCGCTCAGGCGAACCGCCGACCGCGTCGACGACCAGATGGTCGATTTCCTCAAGCAGAATGCGATCGAGGGGCCGTGGCGGACGAGCGAAAGGCTTCTGGTCTGCGTCGGCCCGGACACGCTGTCCGAAAAGGTCGTGCGAACTGCGAGCAACCTCGCCTCCGGCATGAACGCCCACTGGATCGTCGTGTCGCTGGAGCAGTCGGACATGGTGGACGACGATCCATCGCGGCAGATGCGGATCGATGTGCTTTTCCGGTTGGCGGAGCGATTGGGTGGCGAGACGAGGCGCGTGCAGGGGCGCGATTTCGTCCAGGAAATCCTGCGGATCGCCAAGCGCGAGCATGTGACGCAGATCGTTCTCGGGGCGCCGCAACGGTCCTTGTGGCAGCGGCTGCTGCGAAAGTCGCTGACCGATGCGCTGCTGGAAGAGTTGTCCGGGATCAGCATTCATCTGATCACCACGGAAGACCAGCCGACCCATGACTGGTTCGCCCCGCTGAAGCGGAGATTGGCCGCCAATCGGCTGAAGGTCCGGCCAAAAGACGTGGTGACGGCGCTGGCCACTACAGCGGTTGCGACACTCGGCGGCCGGGCGATGGTCGAAATCGTGTCACTGCCGAACGTGTCGATGCTGTTCTTGCTGGCCGTGCTGGTTTCGGCCTTGCGTGGCGGTTATTTCGCAGCGGTTCTCGCCTCCGTGCTGTCGGCGGTCGCCTATAATTTCTTCTTCATTTCGCCGGTCGGCACGCTGACCATCGCCGCGCCGCACGAGGTGTTCGCGTTCATCATATTCATTGCCGCGGCGCTGATTGCCGGCGGTATCGCATCCCGGATCCGGGAGCAGGGGAAAATTGCGGCTCGCCGTGCGGCGCAGACCCAGATCCTCTACGACATTTCGTCGAAACTTGCCGGAACCGTGGACCAGGATGCCATCGTATGGACAGCCGTCAGTCAGCTCAACGGGACGATCCAGAGACCGGTTGCATTGCTGTCGCCGATCGACGGGGTCCTGTCATTGCGCTCATGCTGGCCACCTGATACCGAGCTTGGCGTGGCCGAGATGGCTGCTGCCAGGTTTGCCTATGAGAAGGGAGAGGCGGCGGGGGCCGGCACCGGAACGCTGCCCAATTCGACCCTGCAGTTTCGGCCGCTGCGCGGCCCGGTCGGGACGCTTGCCGTGTGCGGCTACGGCATGGACGGGCATGCGCTCGACCCTGTCGAGGAACGGGCGCTCGGGGCCATTCTCGACCAGGTCACCATCGCATTCGATCGTGCCATGCTGACGACGCGCAGCGTCGAGGACAAGGCCCGACTGGAACGGGAACGTTTCCAGTCGACGCTTCTGTCTTCAATCTCCCACGACCTGCGCACGCCGCTTGCGACGATTACCGGCGCGGTGACCAGTCTCAAGGAGTTCGGCGACCGCATGCCGGCGGAAAGCCGTCGCGACCTGCTGCTGTCGATCGAGGAGGAAGGCGAAAGACTGTCTCGTTTCGTCGGCAATCTTCTCGACATGACCCGTATCGAGGCCGGCGCGCTCGAGCCGGTTCGCGACTGGGTCGATCTCGGCGATGTCATTCTCGACAGCGTTGCCCGTGTGCGCCGGATCTGGCCGGATCTCGACATATCCACCAGCATTGCCCCCGACCTGCCGCTGATCCGGGCAGACAGCGTTCTGCTGGGCCAGGTGCTGTTCAACCTGCTCGACAATGCTTTCAAGCATGGCGGCGGCGAGCCGGTAACGCTCTATGCAAAATTCGACGCCCGATCGGTGTCATTGTCTATCACCGATCTTGGTCGTGGCATTGCGGAGAAGGATATCGACCGGATCTTCGAGAAGTTCTATCGTCGCGGCAAGAAGGCGGATGGCCGCAAGCCTGGGACCGGCCTTGGACTGGCGATTGCGAAGGGATTTGTCGAGGCGATGGGCGGAACGATCACGGTCGAGAGCCCGGCCGTCAAACGACGCGGCACGCGGTTCACGCTGCGCTTCCCGATCGAGGATGCACTCAAGGACAGGCGGGAACCATGA
- the kdpC gene encoding potassium-transporting ATPase subunit KdpC, which translates to MLSYLRPAISMVVIFTGLCGLAYPLAMTGAAQALMPAQANGSLVRQGDTVIGSALIGQAFTADRYFWPRPSATGGSAYNGLASSGTNLAPTSQKLRDQMAVAVEGWRAGGGTGEVPADAVTSSGSGLDPDISPDNAMSQIGRVAQARGMPLADVASIVETQVQQPLFGLIGEPRINVLQLNMALDSGGAPR; encoded by the coding sequence ATGCTGTCTTATCTTCGTCCCGCCATTTCCATGGTGGTCATCTTCACCGGTCTCTGCGGTCTTGCCTATCCCCTGGCGATGACAGGTGCCGCGCAGGCGCTGATGCCGGCCCAGGCCAATGGCAGCCTCGTTCGTCAAGGCGACACGGTCATCGGTTCGGCACTGATCGGCCAGGCATTCACCGCCGATCGTTATTTCTGGCCGCGTCCTTCGGCGACCGGCGGTTCCGCCTACAACGGCCTTGCCTCGAGCGGCACCAATCTCGCGCCGACGTCGCAGAAGCTCCGTGACCAGATGGCTGTCGCGGTCGAGGGCTGGCGGGCCGGCGGTGGTACGGGCGAGGTTCCGGCCGATGCGGTGACTTCGTCCGGCTCCGGTCTCGATCCCGACATTTCGCCGGACAACGCGATGAGCCAGATCGGGCGCGTTGCTCAGGCTCGCGGCATGCCGCTAGCGGATGTCGCATCGATCGTCGAAACCCAGGTTCAGCAGCCTCTGTTCGGACTTATCGGAGAGCCGAGGATCAATGTCCTTCAACTGAACATGGCGCTCGATTCAGGCGGGGCGCCAAGATAA
- the kdpB gene encoding potassium-transporting ATPase subunit KdpB: MTPSHSTSGSKPSQRLFEPKIIKGALKDAVLKLDPRQMIRNPVMFVTEIVAAVVTILFLRDLTSGMPAAFSGQIAAWLWFTVLFATFAEAVAEGRGKAQADSLRRTKSELSARKVTGNGRDITTIPATSLKIGDVVVVAAGELIPGDGEVIEGVASVNESAITGESAPVIREAGGDRSAVTGGTQVLSDEIRIRITVAPGSSFVDRMIALIEGAERQKTPNEIALSILLSGLTLIFVIAVVTLFGLASYSGVLLSVTVLAALLVTLIPTTIGGLLSAIGIAGMDRLVRFNVIATSGRAVEAAGDVDTLLLDKTGTITFGNRMASDFLAVPGVSPEELAKAALLASLSDETPEGRSIVALATGEYGQVQPKTVPDAVIAFSAETRLSGVDMGGQRLRKGAVDSVLKFAELNEASAPKAFNDAVARIAQSGGTPLAVADGTHLLGVIHLKDVIKPGIKERFAALRAMGIRTVMVTGDNPVTAAAIASEAGVDDFLAQATPEDKLAYIRRAQEGGRLIAMCGDGTNDAPALAQADVGVAMQTGTQAAREAANMVDLDSSPTKLIEIVEIGKQLLMTRGSLTTFSIANDVAKYFAIIPALFISAYPGLAALNVMGLASPQSAILSAVIFNALIIVALIPLALKGVAYRPVGAAALLRRNLFVYGLGGLVLPFIGIKAVDIAITTLQWV; the protein is encoded by the coding sequence ATGACACCGTCCCATTCTACTTCCGGCTCCAAGCCGAGCCAAAGACTGTTTGAGCCCAAGATCATCAAGGGTGCGCTCAAGGATGCCGTGCTCAAGCTCGATCCGCGCCAGATGATCCGCAATCCGGTGATGTTCGTCACCGAAATCGTCGCCGCGGTCGTGACGATCCTGTTCCTGCGGGATCTCACTTCCGGCATGCCGGCGGCTTTCTCGGGCCAGATCGCCGCGTGGCTGTGGTTCACCGTGCTGTTTGCCACATTCGCCGAAGCCGTTGCCGAAGGGCGCGGCAAGGCGCAGGCCGACAGCCTGCGCCGGACCAAGAGCGAACTTTCCGCCCGCAAGGTCACCGGCAATGGTCGCGACATCACCACCATCCCAGCTACATCGCTGAAGATCGGCGATGTGGTGGTGGTCGCCGCCGGCGAACTCATTCCCGGCGATGGCGAAGTGATCGAAGGTGTGGCCTCGGTCAACGAAAGCGCGATCACGGGTGAATCCGCGCCGGTCATCCGTGAAGCCGGTGGCGACCGTTCGGCGGTTACCGGCGGCACGCAGGTGCTGTCGGATGAAATCCGCATCCGGATCACCGTGGCACCCGGCTCTTCCTTCGTCGATCGCATGATCGCGCTGATCGAAGGCGCCGAAAGGCAGAAGACGCCGAACGAGATCGCCCTGTCGATCCTGTTGTCGGGCCTGACGCTGATCTTCGTGATCGCTGTCGTGACCCTGTTCGGGCTGGCCAGCTATTCCGGCGTTCTGCTGTCGGTCACGGTGCTGGCCGCGCTTCTCGTGACGCTCATCCCGACGACGATCGGTGGCCTGCTGTCGGCGATCGGCATTGCCGGCATGGACCGCCTGGTGCGGTTCAACGTTATCGCGACCTCCGGTCGAGCGGTCGAGGCCGCAGGCGACGTGGATACGCTGCTGCTCGACAAAACCGGGACGATCACCTTCGGCAACCGCATGGCAAGCGACTTCCTGGCCGTTCCGGGCGTGTCCCCGGAGGAGTTGGCCAAGGCTGCCCTCCTCGCCAGCCTGTCGGACGAGACGCCGGAAGGCCGCTCGATCGTGGCGCTTGCCACCGGCGAGTATGGCCAGGTCCAGCCGAAAACTGTTCCGGATGCCGTGATCGCCTTTAGTGCCGAGACGCGACTTTCGGGTGTCGACATGGGTGGCCAGCGTCTGCGCAAGGGCGCTGTCGATTCGGTGCTGAAATTTGCCGAACTTAATGAGGCATCCGCGCCGAAGGCCTTCAACGATGCCGTCGCCCGTATCGCGCAATCGGGTGGTACGCCGCTTGCCGTTGCCGATGGCACACATTTGCTGGGTGTCATTCACCTGAAGGATGTGATCAAGCCGGGGATCAAGGAGCGCTTCGCGGCGCTGCGTGCGATGGGTATTCGCACCGTCATGGTGACGGGCGACAATCCGGTGACGGCTGCGGCCATCGCCTCCGAGGCCGGCGTCGACGACTTCCTTGCCCAGGCGACGCCGGAAGACAAGCTTGCCTATATCCGCAGGGCGCAGGAAGGCGGCCGGTTGATCGCCATGTGCGGTGACGGCACCAATGATGCGCCGGCCCTGGCCCAGGCCGATGTCGGTGTCGCCATGCAGACCGGCACGCAGGCGGCCCGGGAGGCGGCGAACATGGTCGATCTCGACTCCAGCCCAACCAAGCTGATCGAGATCGTCGAGATCGGCAAGCAGTTGCTGATGACGCGCGGTTCGCTGACCACCTTCTCGATCGCCAATGACGTGGCCAAATATTTCGCCATCATCCCGGCTCTGTTCATCTCGGCCTATCCGGGGCTGGCGGCGCTCAACGTCATGGGGCTCGCCTCGCCGCAATCGGCGATCCTGTCCGCGGTCATCTTCAACGCGCTGATCATCGTCGCGCTGATCCCGCTGGCGCTGAAAGGCGTTGCCTATCGCCCGGTCGGTGCCGCCGCGCTTCTGCGGCGCAACCTCTTCGTCTACGGCCTTGGCGGCCTTGTCCTGCCGTTCATTGGCATCAAGGCTGTCGATATCGCCATCACCACGCTTCAATGGGTGTAA
- the kdpA gene encoding potassium-transporting ATPase subunit KdpA, with amino-acid sequence MSSNGWLQIGLLLILALVTIKPLGLYLARVFEGERTFLSPVLAPVERGMLWASGVDPRREQGWLAYTLAMLAFNAMGFLALYAILRLQAYLPYNQQGFAGMAPDLAFNTAISFVTNTNWQSYAGETTVSNFSQMAGLAVQNFLSAATGIAIALAVTRAFARSAGNTLGNFWVDMTRATLYVLLPLAIVLALVFIWLGLPQTMDASVTATTLEGAQQAIGLGPVASQEAIKQLGTNGGGFFNVNAAHPFENPSALSNYFNILAMLSISSALIYAFGKMVGDVRQGWALLASVAILLVAGIVAVYVAETYGNPIHMALGLDPSLGNMEGKEVRFGQAMSAAYVAITTGISNGGVNAMHGSLTALGGLVPMFLIQLGEILPGGVGSGLYGLIIFCVLTVFVAGLMVGRTPEFLGKKIEGREMKYAMLAVLVLPFAILGFSAIAAVLPVAIASLGNAGPHGLSEILYAYTSAAGNNGSAFGGLSANTPWYNTTLGIAMALGRFAYAVPVLAIAGSLVGKTRGTPSAGTFPTHTPLFVGLLVAIILILGGLQYFPALALGPIAEHVSMLAGKTF; translated from the coding sequence ATGTCTTCCAACGGTTGGCTGCAAATCGGCCTGCTGCTCATCCTCGCGCTCGTCACCATCAAGCCCCTCGGCCTCTATCTGGCAAGGGTGTTTGAGGGCGAGCGCACATTCCTGTCCCCCGTTCTGGCGCCCGTCGAACGCGGCATGCTCTGGGCCTCCGGCGTCGACCCGCGCCGGGAGCAGGGCTGGCTTGCCTATACGCTGGCCATGCTCGCCTTCAATGCCATGGGCTTCCTGGCGCTTTATGCGATCCTGCGCCTGCAGGCGTATCTGCCCTACAACCAGCAGGGTTTTGCCGGCATGGCGCCGGACCTGGCCTTCAACACGGCGATCAGTTTCGTCACCAACACCAACTGGCAGTCCTATGCCGGTGAAACGACCGTCAGCAATTTCTCGCAGATGGCCGGCCTTGCCGTGCAGAACTTCCTGTCGGCTGCCACCGGTATCGCGATTGCGCTGGCTGTCACCCGCGCATTTGCGCGCTCGGCCGGCAACACGCTCGGCAATTTCTGGGTCGATATGACCCGCGCCACGCTGTATGTCCTGCTGCCGCTGGCGATTGTTCTCGCCCTCGTCTTCATCTGGCTCGGTCTGCCGCAGACGATGGATGCATCGGTGACGGCGACCACGCTGGAAGGTGCACAGCAGGCTATCGGTCTCGGCCCTGTCGCCAGCCAGGAGGCAATCAAGCAGCTGGGCACCAATGGTGGCGGCTTCTTCAACGTCAACGCGGCCCATCCGTTCGAAAATCCGTCGGCGCTCAGCAACTATTTCAATATCCTGGCCATGCTGTCGATTTCCAGCGCGCTGATCTATGCCTTCGGCAAGATGGTCGGCGATGTGCGCCAGGGCTGGGCGTTGCTTGCCAGCGTCGCCATCCTGCTGGTTGCCGGCATCGTTGCCGTCTATGTGGCTGAGACCTATGGCAATCCTATCCATATGGCATTGGGGCTCGATCCTTCACTTGGCAACATGGAAGGCAAAGAGGTCCGCTTCGGACAGGCGATGAGTGCCGCCTATGTGGCGATCACCACCGGCATTTCGAATGGCGGCGTCAATGCCATGCATGGGTCGTTGACGGCACTCGGCGGCCTTGTGCCGATGTTCCTGATCCAGCTCGGCGAGATCCTGCCTGGCGGCGTCGGCTCGGGACTTTACGGCCTGATCATCTTTTGCGTGCTTACCGTCTTCGTCGCCGGCTTGATGGTCGGCCGCACGCCGGAATTCCTCGGCAAGAAGATCGAGGGCCGCGAGATGAAATATGCGATGCTGGCGGTGCTCGTGCTGCCGTTTGCCATTCTCGGCTTTTCGGCGATTGCAGCCGTGCTGCCGGTGGCGATCGCCTCGCTCGGCAATGCCGGCCCGCATGGCCTGTCCGAGATCCTCTATGCCTATACGTCTGCAGCCGGCAACAACGGCTCTGCTTTCGGCGGTCTCTCGGCAAACACGCCCTGGTACAACACGACGCTCGGCATCGCCATGGCGCTCGGCCGCTTCGCCTATGCCGTGCCGGTTCTTGCCATCGCCGGTTCGCTGGTCGGCAAGACCCGCGGCACGCCTTCGGCCGGTACCTTCCCGACCCACACCCCGCTTTTCGTCGGCCTGCTCGTCGCCATCATCCTGATCCTTGGCGGATTGCAATATTTCCCGGCGTTGGCGCTTGGTCCCATTGCCGAGCATGTCAGCATGCTCGCCGGCAAAACCTTTTGA
- a CDS encoding potassium-transporting ATPase subunit F, which translates to MFEPLLGLTAAIFISVYLVVTLIRPERF; encoded by the coding sequence ATGTTTGAACCCCTCCTTGGCCTCACGGCCGCGATCTTCATCTCAGTCTATCTCGTTGTGACGCTGATCCGTCCCGAGCGATTCTAG
- a CDS encoding UDP-glucose dehydrogenase family protein: protein MNVTIFGTGYVGLVTGACLADVGHNVMCMDIDQGKIDRLNKGEIPIYEPGLQAIVERNIKDGTLLFTTDAARAVAHADMQFVAVGTPPDESGAADLQYVLSVAETIGRTMAGFKLVVVKSTVPVGTCDKVAERLKTVLGARTNAPAFEVVSNPEFLKEGAAVSDFLKPDRIIVGTDSAKARTMMAELYEPFNRNHERTIYMDRRSSELTKYAANAMLATKISFINEIANLAEKLGADIEHVRRGIGADPRIGYHFIYPGIGYGGSCFPKDVQALARTAREVGYDAHLIEAVEAVNNRQKHRLFDKIAGHFGGERNLAGKTVAIWGLSFKPNTDDMREASSRVLMESLWSAGARIRAFDPVAGEEAARLYGSRPDMVLVKDKYSALDGADALAVCTEWQQFRAPDFGEMALRMQAKTIFDGRNLFAPERLRDDGWTYLSIGRAPALPRLHAVEQAR, encoded by the coding sequence GTGAACGTTACGATCTTTGGAACAGGCTATGTCGGTTTGGTCACGGGTGCGTGCCTCGCGGATGTCGGCCACAATGTCATGTGCATGGACATCGATCAGGGTAAGATCGACCGGCTGAACAAGGGCGAGATTCCGATCTACGAACCGGGCCTGCAGGCGATCGTCGAGCGCAACATCAAGGATGGCACACTGCTGTTCACCACCGATGCGGCAAGGGCGGTGGCGCATGCGGACATGCAGTTCGTGGCCGTCGGCACGCCGCCGGATGAATCCGGGGCCGCAGACCTGCAATATGTGCTGTCGGTCGCCGAAACCATCGGCCGGACCATGGCGGGTTTCAAGCTGGTCGTCGTCAAATCGACGGTACCTGTCGGCACCTGCGACAAGGTCGCGGAACGCTTGAAAACCGTGCTGGGCGCACGCACCAACGCACCGGCGTTTGAAGTCGTGTCCAATCCTGAATTTCTGAAAGAGGGCGCCGCAGTCTCGGACTTCCTCAAGCCCGACCGCATCATCGTCGGTACGGATTCGGCAAAGGCCCGCACCATGATGGCCGAGCTCTACGAGCCGTTCAACCGCAATCATGAACGCACGATCTACATGGACCGTCGCTCGTCCGAGCTGACCAAATATGCCGCCAATGCCATGCTGGCGACGAAGATTTCCTTCATCAACGAGATCGCCAATCTGGCCGAGAAGCTGGGCGCCGACATTGAGCATGTGCGCCGCGGCATCGGAGCCGATCCGCGCATCGGCTATCATTTCATCTATCCCGGCATCGGCTATGGCGGTAGCTGCTTTCCGAAGGACGTGCAGGCCCTCGCCCGGACGGCACGGGAAGTCGGCTATGACGCCCATCTGATCGAGGCGGTCGAGGCGGTCAACAACCGCCAGAAACATCGGCTTTTCGACAAGATAGCCGGCCACTTCGGCGGCGAACGCAACCTCGCGGGCAAGACGGTTGCTATCTGGGGCCTGTCGTTCAAGCCCAATACCGACGATATGCGCGAAGCATCCAGCCGCGTATTGATGGAATCACTCTGGTCTGCCGGCGCCAGGATCAGGGCCTTCGACCCGGTTGCCGGCGAAGAAGCCGCACGCCTGTATGGGTCGCGCCCCGACATGGTCCTGGTGAAGGACAAGTATTCGGCCCTCGATGGCGCCGATGCGCTGGCCGTTTGCACGGAATGGCAGCAGTTCCGCGCACCTGACTTTGGCGAAATGGCCTTGCGCATGCAGGCAAAGACCATCTTCGACGGTCGCAATCTCTTTGCCCCCGAAAGGCTTCGCGATGACGGCTGGACCTATCTGAGCATCGGCCGCGCCCCCGCCCTGCCGCGACTGCATGCCGTGGAGCAGGCACGATGA